The Candidatus Pantoea soli genome window below encodes:
- the ydgH gene encoding DUF1471 family protein YdgH, whose product MKLKNTILASTLLSLLAANAFAAKELTPEQAAALKPFERINISGRFNAIGDATDAVSKAADAKGADSYYVQGINDTNGNGGNWRVTADLYKANAPAAESTTQYRMFNGVKELPKAEAYRLEPFDTVSVSGFFSSQPDVNEAIAKAAKNKGAASFFIVRQVDANNGGNQYVTAYVYKADAKARVVQDTSDSIPADSEAGKAALAAGGAAAKKVAIPGVASSDTPSTSVGRFFETQSSTGQRYTVTQPDGRSVQEVNAITAAQMQPFDTITFSDHFGTPTEISEAVGKRAIAKGAKYYHITRQWQNQSGGNLTVTADLFK is encoded by the coding sequence ATGAAGCTCAAGAATACCATTCTGGCGTCCACCCTGTTATCACTGCTGGCAGCAAACGCGTTTGCTGCCAAAGAGCTGACGCCAGAACAAGCGGCCGCGTTAAAACCATTCGAACGCATCAATATCAGTGGCCGTTTCAATGCTATCGGCGATGCGACGGACGCCGTCTCAAAAGCCGCCGATGCCAAGGGTGCGGACTCTTATTATGTACAGGGCATCAACGATACCAACGGTAATGGCGGCAACTGGCGCGTGACGGCCGATCTGTATAAAGCCAACGCACCTGCAGCAGAGAGCACCACGCAGTACCGTATGTTTAACGGCGTCAAAGAGTTGCCGAAAGCCGAAGCCTATCGTCTTGAGCCATTCGATACCGTTTCCGTTAGCGGCTTCTTCTCCAGCCAGCCGGATGTCAACGAAGCCATTGCCAAAGCGGCAAAAAACAAAGGCGCAGCCTCCTTCTTTATCGTGCGTCAGGTCGATGCCAACAACGGCGGCAACCAGTACGTGACGGCTTATGTCTATAAAGCAGATGCCAAAGCGCGCGTGGTGCAGGATACCTCCGATTCGATTCCGGCAGATTCCGAAGCCGGCAAAGCCGCACTGGCAGCAGGCGGTGCGGCAGCGAAAAAAGTCGCTATTCCGGGTGTAGCGTCTTCCGATACACCGAGCACCAGCGTCGGCCGTTTCTTTGAAACGCAGAGCTCAACCGGCCAGCGTTACACTGTCACTCAACCGGACGGGCGCAGCGTACAGGAAGTCAACGCCATCACCGCAGCGCAGATGCAGCCGTTTGATACCATCACCTTCTCGGATCACTTCGGCACGCCAACTGAAATCTCTGAAGCCGTGGGCAAACGCGCCATTGCCAAAGGGGCGAAGTACTACCACATCACCCGTCAGTGGCAGAACCAGAGCGGCGGTAACCTGACCGTCACCGCAGATCTGTTTAAATAA
- a CDS encoding trypsin-like serine peptidase, which produces MRLAILLFVGLFSINLTAHADDEDGLSPDEIKTLFFGKDHRQAITDVSAAPWDAIGQLETESGNLCTATLISEHLALTAGHCLLTPPGKFDKPVALRFMAGAKGWRYEIHDIDARVEPSLARRLQADGEGWIVPPGAAPYDYGLVILHNPPSGIVPIPLFDGSRSDLTAALKTTDRKVTQAGYPADHLDTLYSHSDCVITGWSQRAVLSHQCDTLPGDSGSPLLLKQNGNWQLIAVQSSAPAPADRYRADNRAIAVTSFKDKLEELAQ; this is translated from the coding sequence ATGCGCCTGGCTATCCTGTTATTTGTTGGTCTTTTTAGCATTAACCTCACAGCACATGCCGATGATGAAGACGGGCTTAGTCCGGATGAGATCAAAACGCTGTTCTTCGGCAAAGATCACCGTCAGGCAATCACCGATGTCAGCGCGGCCCCGTGGGACGCCATTGGTCAGCTGGAAACCGAAAGCGGTAATTTATGTACCGCCACGCTGATTTCTGAACATCTGGCGCTGACGGCCGGTCACTGCCTGCTGACCCCGCCAGGCAAATTTGATAAGCCGGTTGCCCTGCGCTTTATGGCCGGTGCAAAAGGCTGGCGTTATGAAATTCATGATATTGACGCCCGCGTTGAACCCTCGCTGGCGCGCCGGCTGCAGGCGGATGGCGAAGGCTGGATCGTGCCGCCGGGTGCCGCGCCTTACGATTACGGGCTGGTCATTTTGCACAACCCGCCGTCCGGCATCGTGCCGATTCCGCTGTTTGACGGCTCGCGCAGCGATCTCACCGCCGCGCTGAAAACCACCGATCGGAAAGTCACGCAGGCAGGCTATCCGGCCGATCATCTCGACACGCTCTATTCACACAGTGATTGCGTCATTACCGGCTGGTCGCAGCGCGCCGTGCTGTCACACCAGTGTGATACGCTGCCGGGCGACAGCGGATCGCCGCTGCTGCTGAAGCAGAATGGCAACTGGCAGCTGATAGCGGTGCAAAGCTCCGCGCCGGCACCGGCCGATCGCTACCGCGCCGATAACCGCGCGATTGCCGTTACCTCGTTCAAAGACAAACTGGAAGAGCTGGCGCAGTAG
- the asr gene encoding acid resistance repetitive basic protein Asr, whose product MKKLFALVIAAAMGLSSAAFAAETTTAAPAAAPTATATTTTAAPAKHKAMHHKKAAAQKAQAAKKHKKAPAAQKAQAAKKHHKKATKPAEQKAQAAKKHHKATKPAAQKAQAAKKHHKATKPAAQKAQAAKKHHKKVTKPAAQKAQAAKKHHKAKKAAK is encoded by the coding sequence ATGAAAAAATTATTTGCACTGGTAATCGCCGCTGCTATGGGTCTGTCTTCTGCTGCTTTCGCTGCTGAGACTACAACTGCTGCTCCGGCTGCTGCACCAACTGCGACTGCTACCACCACGACTGCTGCACCGGCTAAGCACAAAGCGATGCATCATAAGAAAGCAGCTGCACAGAAAGCCCAGGCAGCGAAAAAACACAAAAAAGCACCGGCCGCTCAGAAAGCGCAGGCTGCTAAAAAGCACCACAAAAAAGCAACCAAACCTGCTGAGCAGAAAGCCCAGGCTGCTAAAAAGCACCACAAAGCAACCAAGCCAGCTGCACAGAAAGCCCAGGCTGCTAAAAAGCACCACAAAGCAACCAAACCTGCTGCACAGAAAGCGCAGGCTGCTAAAAAGCACCACAAAAAAGTAACCAAACCAGCTGCACAGAAAGCTCAGGCTGCTAAAAAGCACCACAAAGCGAAAAAAGCTGCTAAATAA
- the rstA gene encoding two-component system response regulator RstA, protein MNKIVYVEDEPEVGELIAAYLGRHDIDVIVETRGDRAEATILDANPDLVLLDIMLPGKDGMTLCRDLRAHWQGPIVLLTSLDSDMNHILALEMGANDYILKTTPPAVLLARLRLHLRQASSTKPEAAPVRQGSQKVLHFGSLTIDSLNRQVTLFEENITLSTADFDLLWELASHAGQILDRDALLKTLRGVSYDGMDRSIDVAISRLRKKLYDSATEPFRIKTIRNKGYLFAPQAWDTRS, encoded by the coding sequence ATGAACAAAATCGTTTATGTGGAAGATGAGCCAGAAGTCGGCGAACTGATCGCCGCCTACCTGGGTCGTCATGATATTGACGTGATTGTCGAAACGCGCGGCGATCGCGCAGAAGCCACCATCCTGGACGCCAACCCTGACCTGGTCCTGCTGGATATCATGTTACCCGGTAAAGATGGCATGACGCTGTGCCGCGATCTGCGCGCGCACTGGCAGGGGCCGATTGTGCTGCTGACCTCGCTGGACAGCGATATGAACCATATCCTGGCCCTGGAGATGGGCGCCAATGACTATATTCTGAAAACCACCCCACCCGCGGTGCTGCTGGCGCGCCTGCGTCTGCACCTGCGCCAGGCAAGCAGCACTAAACCGGAAGCGGCACCGGTCCGCCAGGGCTCGCAGAAAGTGCTGCACTTTGGCTCACTAACCATCGATTCGCTCAACCGCCAGGTCACGCTGTTTGAGGAAAACATCACGCTTTCCACCGCTGATTTTGATCTGCTGTGGGAGCTGGCCAGCCATGCCGGACAGATTCTCGATCGCGATGCGCTGCTGAAAACGCTGCGCGGCGTCAGCTATGACGGCATGGATCGCAGTATTGATGTGGCCATTTCGCGCCTGCGCAAAAAGCTTTATGACAGCGCAACCGAGCCGTTCCGCATCAAAACCATTCGTAACAAAGGCTATCTGTTCGCGCCGCAGGCCTGGGATACCCGTTCCTGA
- the rstB gene encoding two-component system sensor histidine kinase RstB: protein MRKLFIQFYLLLFVSFLVMTLLVGLVYKFTAERAGRQSMNDLMASSLFLMRSELREIPPRDWNKTIRSLDLDLSFDLNIEPMSKYQLGEADMKRLRAGEIVALDDQYTFLQHIPRSHYVLSVGPIPYLFYLHQMRILDIVLVAFIGMSLALPVFIWLRPHWQEMQRLEKAAERFGRGELDVRTHFENTSSLHSLGVAFNQMADNINTLVTSKKQLIDGIAHELRTPLVRLRYRLEMSDNLTDAESAALNRDVGQLESLIEELLTYARLDRPRVDLNLQTFDLAQWLRLHIEDVQALNPQTHIALDIPQLQNVGSADTRLMERVLDNLVNNALRYAQARLRVSLWFDGATGNLQVEDDGPGIPQQERERVFEPFVRLDPSRDRATGGCGLGLAIVHSIAQALQGHVSIESSPLGGACVRFCWPVDLPLRDSAPRLTS, encoded by the coding sequence ATGAGAAAGCTGTTTATTCAGTTCTATCTGCTGCTGTTTGTCTCTTTTCTGGTAATGACGTTGCTGGTCGGCCTGGTGTACAAGTTCACCGCCGAACGCGCCGGCCGCCAGTCAATGAACGATTTGATGGCCAGTTCGCTGTTTCTGATGCGCAGCGAACTGCGCGAGATCCCGCCGCGCGACTGGAACAAAACCATTCGCAGTCTTGATCTCGACCTGTCGTTTGATCTCAACATCGAGCCAATGAGCAAATATCAGCTGGGCGAAGCCGACATGAAACGGCTGCGCGCCGGCGAAATCGTGGCGCTGGACGATCAGTACACCTTCCTGCAGCACATTCCGCGCAGCCACTATGTACTCTCCGTCGGGCCAATTCCCTATCTGTTTTATCTGCACCAGATGCGCATCCTGGATATTGTGCTGGTGGCCTTTATCGGTATGTCGCTGGCGCTGCCGGTGTTTATCTGGCTGCGGCCGCACTGGCAGGAGATGCAGCGCCTGGAAAAGGCCGCCGAGCGCTTCGGGCGCGGCGAGCTGGATGTACGCACCCATTTTGAGAACACCTCCAGCCTGCACAGCCTTGGCGTGGCGTTTAACCAGATGGCGGACAACATCAACACGCTGGTCACCAGCAAAAAGCAGCTGATTGATGGCATTGCCCATGAGCTGCGCACGCCGCTGGTACGGCTGCGTTACCGGCTGGAGATGAGCGATAACCTGACCGACGCTGAATCCGCCGCGCTGAACCGCGACGTCGGCCAGCTGGAGAGCCTGATTGAAGAGCTGCTCACCTATGCGCGGCTGGATCGACCGCGCGTTGACCTGAATTTGCAGACCTTCGATCTGGCACAGTGGCTGCGGCTCCATATTGAAGATGTGCAGGCGCTGAATCCGCAGACGCACATCGCGCTGGATATTCCGCAGCTGCAGAACGTGGGCAGCGCCGACACGCGTCTGATGGAGCGCGTGCTGGATAACCTGGTCAATAATGCCCTGCGCTATGCCCAGGCGCGGCTGCGCGTCAGCCTGTGGTTTGACGGCGCCACCGGCAACCTGCAGGTGGAAGATGACGGTCCGGGCATTCCACAGCAGGAGCGTGAACGCGTGTTTGAACCTTTTGTCCGTCTTGACCCCAGCCGCGACCGCGCCACCGGTGGCTGCGGCCTGGGGCTGGCGATTGTCCACTCAATTGCGCAGGCGCTGCAGGGCCACGTCTCGATTGAGAGCAGCCCGCTGGGCGGTGCCTGCGTTCGCTTTTGCTGGCCGGTTGACTTACCCTTGCGGGACTCAGCACCACGCTTAACGTCATAA
- the pntA gene encoding Re/Si-specific NAD(P)(+) transhydrogenase subunit alpha has protein sequence MLIGIPKERLANEARVAATPKTIEQLIKLGFSVTVEQGAGLRASFDDAHYSAAGASISDTQAVWQSDIVLKVNAPDEEEIALLRPGATLVSFIWPAQNPALLEQLAARKVTVMAMDAVPRISRAQALDALSSMANIAGYRAIVEAAHEFGRFFTGQITAAGKVPPAKVMVIGAGVAGLAAIGAAGSLGAIVRAFDTRPEVKEQVQSMGAEFLELDFAEEAGSGDGYAKVMSAAFIEAEMALFAAQAKEVDIIVTTALIPGKPAPKLITAEMVASMKPGSVIVDLAAATGGNCALTVADRVTLTDNGVKIIGYTDLPSRLPTQSSQLYGTNLVNLLKLLCKEKNGDISVDFDDVVIRGVTVIRDGDITWPAPPIAVSAAAKAAPQPAARPTEKPVATPASPWRKYLLLALAVVLFACLANVAPAAFLSHFTVFALACVVGYYVVWNVSHALHTPLMSVTNAISGIIVVGAVLQMGHGGWVTFLAFVAVLIASINIFGGFTVTQRMLKMFRKD, from the coding sequence ATGTTAATTGGAATACCCAAAGAGCGGTTAGCTAATGAAGCGCGCGTGGCCGCCACGCCAAAAACCATTGAGCAGCTCATTAAGCTGGGGTTCAGCGTCACGGTTGAACAGGGCGCCGGCCTGCGTGCCAGTTTTGATGATGCCCACTATAGCGCTGCCGGCGCCAGCATCAGCGACACGCAGGCGGTATGGCAGTCAGACATTGTGCTGAAAGTGAATGCACCTGACGAGGAGGAGATCGCGCTGTTGCGCCCCGGCGCAACGCTGGTGAGCTTTATCTGGCCTGCCCAGAACCCGGCGCTGCTGGAACAACTGGCGGCCCGTAAGGTCACGGTGATGGCGATGGATGCGGTGCCGCGAATTTCGCGCGCGCAGGCGCTGGACGCCCTGAGCTCCATGGCTAACATTGCCGGTTATCGTGCCATTGTCGAGGCGGCCCATGAATTTGGCCGCTTCTTTACCGGCCAGATTACCGCCGCCGGTAAAGTGCCGCCTGCCAAAGTCATGGTAATTGGGGCGGGGGTGGCGGGGCTGGCTGCGATCGGGGCGGCCGGCAGTCTCGGCGCCATTGTGCGCGCCTTTGACACCCGTCCGGAGGTGAAAGAACAGGTGCAGAGTATGGGCGCTGAGTTTCTTGAGCTGGATTTTGCCGAAGAAGCCGGCAGCGGCGACGGCTATGCCAAAGTGATGTCAGCGGCCTTTATCGAAGCCGAGATGGCGCTGTTTGCCGCCCAGGCAAAAGAGGTGGACATTATTGTTACCACTGCGCTGATCCCGGGCAAACCGGCACCGAAGCTGATCACGGCTGAAATGGTTGCCAGCATGAAACCCGGCAGCGTGATTGTCGATCTCGCCGCGGCTACCGGAGGCAACTGCGCGCTGACGGTGGCCGATCGCGTTACCCTGACCGATAACGGGGTGAAAATTATCGGCTATACCGATCTGCCCAGCCGCCTGCCAACACAATCCTCGCAGCTCTACGGCACCAACCTGGTTAACCTGCTCAAATTATTGTGTAAAGAGAAAAATGGCGACATCAGCGTAGATTTTGATGACGTGGTGATCCGGGGCGTCACGGTAATACGTGACGGAGACATTACCTGGCCCGCGCCGCCTATCGCGGTTTCCGCTGCCGCGAAAGCGGCGCCGCAGCCCGCCGCCCGCCCGACGGAAAAACCCGTCGCGACACCCGCCTCGCCGTGGCGCAAATACCTGCTGCTGGCGCTGGCAGTGGTGCTGTTTGCCTGCCTTGCGAATGTGGCCCCGGCGGCGTTCCTGTCGCACTTTACCGTGTTCGCGCTTGCCTGCGTGGTTGGCTACTACGTGGTATGGAACGTCAGCCACGCGCTGCATACGCCGCTGATGTCTGTCACCAACGCGATCTCCGGCATTATCGTGGTGGGGGCGGTGCTGCAGATGGGACACGGCGGCTGGGTGACGTTCCTGGCGTTTGTGGCGGTGCTGATTGCCAGCATCAACATCTTCGGTGGGTTTACCGTCACGCAGCGCATGCTGAAAATGTTCCGTAAGGATTAA
- a CDS encoding basic amino acid/polyamine antiporter — MDKKLGLSALTALVLSSMLGAGVFSLPQNMAAVAGPAALLIGWLITGVGILFLSLAMLLLTRLKPELDGGIFTYARAGFGELMGFCSAWGYWLCAVIANVSYLVIVFSALSFFTDSPGHVVFADGNTWQAMAGASVLLWLVHWLVLRGVQTAASINLLATLGKLVPLLLFVVLAVAAFNYDRFRFDFSGVELGQPLWQQVKQTMLITLWVFIGVEGAVVVSARARHKKDVGRATLLAVVAALLVYLLVTLLSLGVVPRAELAHMRNPSMAGLMERLIGHWGDAVIAIGLIISVCGAYLSWTIMAAEVPFLAAQQGAFPRSIARQNRHNSPSASLWLTNGSVQVCLILIAVTGADYNTLLTIASEMILVPYLLVGLYLIKVVSGQNKPLALLTGLGASAYGIWLLYASGPLHLLLSVVLYAPGLLLFLFARRGGRGDARLSHYERMAIVLLMVASLPAVWQLAR; from the coding sequence TTGGATAAAAAATTAGGTCTTAGCGCGCTCACCGCGCTGGTACTCAGCTCAATGCTGGGCGCGGGTGTTTTTAGCCTGCCGCAAAATATGGCGGCCGTGGCCGGTCCGGCGGCGCTGCTGATTGGCTGGCTGATCACCGGCGTCGGCATTCTGTTTCTGTCGCTGGCAATGCTGTTGCTGACGCGCCTGAAACCCGAGCTGGACGGCGGCATTTTCACCTATGCCCGCGCCGGATTCGGTGAACTGATGGGCTTCTGCTCCGCGTGGGGCTACTGGCTGTGTGCGGTTATCGCCAACGTCTCTTACCTGGTGATCGTCTTTTCCGCCCTGAGTTTCTTCACTGACTCGCCGGGCCACGTGGTATTTGCCGACGGCAACACCTGGCAGGCGATGGCGGGCGCGTCCGTGCTGCTGTGGCTGGTTCACTGGCTGGTGCTGCGCGGCGTGCAGACCGCTGCCAGCATCAATCTGCTGGCCACGCTGGGTAAGCTGGTGCCGCTGCTGCTGTTTGTGGTGCTTGCGGTAGCCGCATTTAACTATGACCGCTTCCGCTTTGATTTCAGCGGCGTTGAACTCGGCCAGCCGCTGTGGCAGCAGGTTAAACAAACCATGCTGATCACCTTGTGGGTGTTTATTGGCGTGGAAGGCGCGGTGGTGGTCTCAGCCCGCGCCCGGCATAAAAAAGATGTCGGACGCGCCACCCTGCTGGCAGTGGTCGCCGCGCTGCTGGTCTATCTGCTGGTGACGCTGCTGTCACTGGGCGTGGTGCCGCGCGCTGAGCTGGCCCACATGCGCAACCCTTCCATGGCCGGCCTGATGGAACGGCTGATTGGCCACTGGGGTGACGCGGTTATTGCTATCGGATTGATTATCTCGGTATGCGGCGCTTATCTCAGCTGGACCATCATGGCCGCGGAAGTGCCGTTCCTGGCGGCGCAGCAGGGTGCCTTCCCGCGCAGCATTGCGCGGCAGAACCGTCACAACTCCCCGTCCGCCTCGCTGTGGCTGACCAATGGCAGCGTGCAGGTGTGTCTGATTCTGATTGCCGTCACCGGTGCGGATTACAACACGCTGCTGACCATCGCCTCAGAGATGATTCTGGTGCCTTATCTGCTGGTCGGGCTCTATCTGATTAAAGTGGTCTCTGGCCAGAACAAGCCGCTGGCGCTGCTGACCGGGCTGGGGGCCAGCGCCTATGGCATCTGGCTGCTGTATGCCTCCGGGCCGCTGCATCTGCTGCTGTCGGTGGTGCTTTACGCGCCGGGCCTGCTGCTGTTTCTGTTTGCCCGTCGCGGCGGACGTGGCGATGCGCGGCTGTCACACTATGAACGCATGGCGATTGTTTTGCTGATGGTCGCCTCTCTGCCTGCGGTGTGGCAGCTGGCGCGGTAA
- a CDS encoding carboxypeptidase M32, translated as MTSAYQELSRTFLRLSRFGHLGAIAGVDMQTTMPPGGSQARGEAMAELSVFMHEMLTDKRLGELLSAAQQESLNDVEQANLNEMQRAWQQATILPAALVEAKSLAGSRCEHAWRSQRPANDWAGFSANLKEVVKLSREEAQLRAEALGVSRYDALLDVFEPGMTSARLDRTFGDLKSWLPDLLQQVVEKQRSAPLATPVGPFAIEPQKQLGLSIMKTLGFDFNHGRLDVSAHPFCGGVPEDVRITTRYSENDFLSALMGVIHETGHARYEQNLPQQWRGQPVALARSTAIHESQSLFMEMQLGRSSAFLQHIHPQVVALMGEQPALEVSNFIRLTQRVQPGFIRVDADELSYPAHVILRYEIERALIEGEIEVEDIPALWDEKMQQSLGIDTRGNYRDGCMQDIHWTDGAFGYFPTYTLGAMYAAQLFQAVKRALPQVENLILQGDLQPVFDWLQQNIWQHGSRFPTEQLLVNATGEALNPRYFREHLEQRYLTA; from the coding sequence ATGACCTCTGCTTATCAGGAACTTAGCCGCACTTTTCTGCGCCTCTCCCGCTTTGGCCACCTCGGCGCCATTGCCGGCGTGGATATGCAAACCACCATGCCGCCGGGCGGCAGTCAGGCGCGCGGCGAGGCGATGGCCGAACTGAGCGTGTTTATGCATGAGATGCTGACGGATAAACGCCTTGGCGAGCTGTTGAGCGCGGCACAGCAGGAGTCGCTGAACGATGTGGAGCAGGCCAACCTGAACGAAATGCAGCGCGCATGGCAGCAGGCCACGATTCTGCCGGCCGCCCTGGTTGAAGCAAAATCGCTGGCCGGCTCGCGCTGCGAGCACGCCTGGCGCAGCCAGCGTCCGGCCAATGACTGGGCGGGGTTCAGTGCCAATCTGAAAGAGGTGGTGAAGTTAAGCCGTGAAGAGGCGCAGCTGCGCGCGGAGGCGCTCGGCGTGTCGCGCTACGATGCGCTGCTGGATGTCTTTGAGCCGGGCATGACCAGCGCCCGGCTCGATCGCACCTTTGGCGACCTGAAAAGCTGGCTGCCGGATCTGCTGCAGCAGGTGGTGGAAAAGCAGCGCAGCGCACCGCTGGCCACCCCGGTCGGGCCGTTTGCCATTGAGCCGCAGAAACAGCTGGGGCTGAGCATCATGAAAACGCTGGGATTCGATTTCAATCACGGCCGTCTGGATGTCAGCGCCCACCCCTTCTGCGGCGGCGTGCCGGAAGATGTGCGCATCACCACGCGTTACAGCGAGAATGATTTTCTTAGCGCGCTGATGGGCGTCATTCATGAAACCGGCCACGCGCGCTATGAGCAAAACCTGCCGCAGCAGTGGCGCGGCCAGCCGGTGGCGCTTGCGCGTTCAACCGCCATCCACGAGTCGCAAAGCCTGTTTATGGAGATGCAGCTGGGCCGCAGCAGCGCCTTCCTGCAGCACATCCATCCACAGGTGGTGGCGCTGATGGGCGAGCAGCCGGCGCTGGAGGTCAGCAACTTTATTCGCCTGACGCAGCGCGTACAGCCGGGGTTCATTCGCGTGGATGCCGATGAACTGAGCTACCCGGCGCACGTCATTCTGCGCTATGAGATTGAGCGCGCCCTGATTGAAGGTGAGATTGAGGTAGAGGACATCCCCGCCCTGTGGGATGAAAAGATGCAGCAGTCGCTGGGCATCGACACGCGCGGTAACTATCGTGACGGCTGTATGCAGGACATTCACTGGACCGACGGTGCTTTTGGCTATTTCCCGACCTATACATTGGGTGCGATGTACGCTGCCCAGCTGTTCCAGGCGGTGAAGCGTGCACTGCCGCAGGTAGAGAACCTGATTCTGCAGGGTGATTTACAGCCGGTGTTTGACTGGCTGCAGCAGAACATCTGGCAGCATGGCAGCCGCTTCCCGACAGAGCAGCTGCTGGTCAATGCCACCGGCGAAGCGCTGAATCCACGCTATTTCCGTGAGCATCTTGAACAGCGTTACCTGACTGCGTAA